A window from bacterium encodes these proteins:
- a CDS encoding Trm112 family protein, producing the protein MEPPTPQGLEACPHCGKPLSAWEQVLLKVDRALICKGCWHRISFPGHDDAPAASKPSKQR; encoded by the coding sequence TCCGCAAGGACTGGAAGCCTGTCCGCATTGCGGCAAACCGCTCAGCGCCTGGGAGCAGGTGCTGCTGAAAGTGGATCGTGCGCTGATCTGCAAAGGATGCTGGCACCGCATCTCGTTTCCCGGCCACGACGATGCACCGGCCGCCTCCAAACCGTCCAAGCAGAGATAG